Genomic segment of Dactylococcopsis salina PCC 8305:
CTAGGATATCCTTCGTTTTTCAGTGACCAGTCGGTTTGAGGATGGTTAACGCACAAATTTCGGCATTACTTCCGCTGCTGTCATTACGCTATACCAACCGCGTTGGTGAAACTCGCTTCCAGCTTTCAGATAACCGAAGGCTGTGCCACAAACATTCGCTGCCATGCTAGTCTCGTTACCGAGGGTAAAGGTATGAGTGGAGATTTTTCCCTCAAAGGTGCGTCCAGTAACTTGGACGTTGGTACTTAAGGGTTTTTCCGCGTTACGAGTATCGACAACGCCGCCCACAGAAACCCGATCGCGCTCACAAATTCCTGCTAATTCCAACATCAGATCATCGGCGTGTTCCATGTTTTCCAGTTTCAAGAGTCCATCGGTTTCATCTAACAACGCCGCTACTTCCTGATCACTCATGGCTTTGGCTTGTTCCACTGTATAACCTGGCAAATGAGCGATATCTTCTCGGATTGTTGCACGGTACGCTTCCCAGTTGGCAATTCCGACACCAAAGGTAATTTTTACTTCATGGATTTCAGCATAACTCTGGGCAGCAATTGAAGCGGCGGCGGTTAACAAGCCAGGGGTTGCCCCACAACCCGTTAAATAAGTAATTCCTGCGGTTTCTAGTGCCTCTCTCATTCCTAGTATTTCTTCCATCGCACTGGTGCGCTTCAAGGCATCCACTAAAACCCCTTGCCAACCCGCATCAATAAATTCTTTTACCACCGAAGCCATAAACGTATTCGGTAAATTAGGAAGCGCGAGAAAGTAGCCATCTACGGGATACTGTGCAATTAAATCACGGATACTGGTTTCGGAAAGTGTGCCTCCTGTTTCCAGATATCCCACTGATCCCGTTTTATAGGCTTGTAAACAGGGTTTAATTTCTAATCCTTCGGGTTGATAAGCATAACCGTTTTGATCGGCAACTGCAACCCACTGCATTTCTTGTTTTGGTTGTAACAGGTGTGCTGCGGCTTGTCCTAAACCACCAAACCCTAAGATACCAATTTTCATGCTTTCTCTTTTTCCTTAATATTTTGTCTGTTATTTACACCATTTCCATGATCCCCCCCTTTCCCAGACAGATTAGGGAGGATAACTAATTCCCCCCTTTCCCAGACAGATTAGGGAGGATAACTAATTCCCCTTTCCCAGACAGATTAGGGAGGATAACTAATTCTCCTTTCCCAGACAGATTAGGGAGGATAACTAATTCCCCCCTTACAAAGGGCAGGGCTGTTTCATTCTCGGTGTTAAAATCGAAAGCGATCGCCTGAACCTCTTACGGTACGTTCGATCGAGACGTTTTTCCTACTTTTTGGCTTTTTCATAAGAAAAAAGAGTCCTGAAATCTCCCCCATCTCCCCCATCTCCCTTGTCTCCCCCATCTCCCTACCTCCCTTAATTTTAAAAGAATGAAACAGCCCTGCCTTACAAAGGGGGGTTAGGGGGGATAACTTCTCATGTCGCTACAAATTTAAAGCACCTCCAGAGAGAAAGTGTAGCGCAATCGAGCGACGAAGGTTTTGCGCCTTGACGCTTTCCTAGAACTTAAGCCAAACTAACAATATATCAGGGCGATCGAGCATTGAATCATAAATCATTAGAAAAATCAATGCTTAACCATTGAAATCTCAATAATATATTTACGCCCAGTTTATTATCACCCCTTAATTAGCAAAAGCCTATGAGCATGGAAACCCTAGAATTTATTATCCATCCCGACGGACGAGTCGAGGAAAAAGTTACAGGGATCATTGGCAACTCCTGTCAGGAAGTCACAGCAACGATCGAAGCGCAATTAGGGCGAGTCGTTTCCACTGAGCAAACTTCCGAATACTTTGCCCAAAATACCATTGATTCCACCACCAACCAGACACAAGCTGCAAAAAATTCTTGGTAAATTTTTTATAAGAAACATATGTTTTGTTAAAGTTAAGTAAATTGATGCGGAGACTAAAAACCCATGTCACACTTTAGCCAAATTAAAACGCAAATTCGGAATCTCTCTTCTTTACAAGCCGCTTTAGACGATCTCAAAATCAACTGGAAACCCGGTCCAGCGACAGTTCGCGGTTATCAAGGGCAAACCCATAATGCGGAAGTCGTCATCGAACAGGAAAACCAATATGATATCGGTTTTCGTTGGAATGGTACAGAATACGAACTGGTAGCAGACTTACAATATTGGCAACACCCCTTAACCGTTAACGGTTTTCTCAACCAAGTTAGCCAACGTTATGCTTACCA
This window contains:
- the bioU gene encoding (S)-8-amino-7-oxononanoate synthase BioU, with amino-acid sequence MKIGILGFGGLGQAAAHLLQPKQEMQWVAVADQNGYAYQPEGLEIKPCLQAYKTGSVGYLETGGTLSETSIRDLIAQYPVDGYFLALPNLPNTFMASVVKEFIDAGWQGVLVDALKRTSAMEEILGMREALETAGITYLTGCGATPGLLTAAASIAAQSYAEIHEVKITFGVGIANWEAYRATIREDIAHLPGYTVEQAKAMSDQEVAALLDETDGLLKLENMEHADDLMLELAGICERDRVSVGGVVDTRNAEKPLSTNVQVTGRTFEGKISTHTFTLGNETSMAANVCGTAFGYLKAGSEFHQRGWYSVMTAAEVMPKFVR
- a CDS encoding DUF2997 domain-containing protein, whose product is MSMETLEFIIHPDGRVEEKVTGIIGNSCQEVTATIEAQLGRVVSTEQTSEYFAQNTIDSTTNQTQAAKNSW
- a CDS encoding DUF1257 domain-containing protein, whose product is MSHFSQIKTQIRNLSSLQAALDDLKINWKPGPATVRGYQGQTHNAEVVIEQENQYDIGFRWNGTEYELVADLQYWQHPLTVNGFLNQVSQRYAYHTVMNATSQQGFQVAEEQKNEDGSLRLVVQRWSA